A stretch of the Microcebus murinus isolate Inina chromosome 6, M.murinus_Inina_mat1.0, whole genome shotgun sequence genome encodes the following:
- the LOC142871350 gene encoding disintegrin and metalloproteinase domain-containing protein 21-like, with the protein MNPPELGREAGRGPGALRVSLVLLGLWALLASVQGSQGRPSWRYVSSEVVIPRKETHRGKGFQVPGWLSYSLRFGGRRHVIHLRPKKLLQPRHLLVMTQDDQGVLQMDYPYIPTDCHYLGYLEEIPLSMVTVDTCYGGLDGVMKLDDLAYEIKPLKDSRSFEHVVSEIVADRNATGPMYKLGLKEDVDTLFSEVNPSAAPRASPWVYASHVSTVRTQVQFSLSMYRVFDNITKCTDWIVSMSSLADTFLQALNSGFFLYLITIYSQRDPAAMNDFRVPGSPMHDYYVREFYRRITLSGSVLFIKDAPQDGDVDPTQYGMCHENSLVFAGYLDRHYFLIAVVVSNKLMRNYGMYYDHIGCGCLRRTFCIMERYPGLTDSFSNCSFVHFQHISERDIGDCLFHPYVQTLNRSVTDVRCGNSIVEETEECDCGSLKQCYTTQCCQMNCRLTSRSTCHVGECCTNCSYSAPGTLCRPILNICDLPEYCTGGAASCPTNTYMQDGTPCTEEGYCYQGNCTDRSVHCKEIFGVSAVNAPEACYDINTGRNRFGHCSRIYHQVDFRPCAAKDKMCGRLQCTNVTHLPRLQEHVSFHQSVISGFQCFGLDKHRGTRTTDAGHVKTGSICSPGKFCNNSVCDGTVADLQYDCAPQKCNRRGVCNNRRNCHCHVGWEPPQCEKRGFGGSVDSGRPPRKIRAIRQSKASLVYLRLAFGRLFILIAALLFGVATSARTVTTTKVEKKTITS; encoded by the coding sequence ATGAATCCCCCGGAGCTGGGCCGTGAGGCCGGCAGGGGGCCAGGTGCCCTCCGGGTCTCCCTCGTGCTGCTCGGGCTCTGGGCACTCCTGGCTTCGGTCCAGGGCTCTCAGGGCCGTCCCTCCTGGCGCTATGTGTCCTCCGAGGTGGTGATTCCGAGGAAGGAGACACACCGTGGCAAAGGCTTCCAGGTGCCAGGCTGGCTCTCCTACAGCCTGCGTTTTGGGGGCCGGAGGCATGTCATCCACCTGCGGCCCAAGAAACTTCTTCAGCCCAGACACCTGCTGGTGATGACGCAGGATGACCAAGGAGTCTTGCAGATGGACTACCCCTACATCCCTACAGATTGCCACTACCTCGGCTACCTGGAGGAGATTCCTCTCTCCATGGTCACTGTTGACACGTGCTACGGGGGCCTGGACGGGGTCATGAAGCTGGATGACCTTGCCTATGAGATCAAGCCCCTCAAGGACTCCCGCAGCTTCGAACACGTTGTTTCCGAGATCGTGGCCGACCGCAATGCGACAGGACCTATGTACAAACTGGGACTCAAGGAGGACGTGGACACCCTGTTCTCCGAGGTGAACCCCAGTGCGGCTCCCCGGGCCTCTCCTTGGGTCTATGCCTCACATGTGTCCACCGTCAGAACCCAAGTCCAGTTTTCCTTGTCCATGTATCGTGTATTCGATAACATCACAAAGTGTACGGATTGGATAGTGTCGATGTCCAGTCTAGCCGACACCTTCCTTCAAGCTCTCAATTCAGGCTTCTTCCTTTATCTCATAACCATATATAGCCAGAGAGATCCAGCCGCCATGAATGACTTTAGGGTTCCAGGAAGCCCAATGCACGACTATTATGTAAGAGAATTTTATAGGAGGATAACTCTTTCGGGCTCCGTGCTGTTCATTAAAGATGCGCCACAGGACGGCGACGTGGACCCCACGCAGTACGGCATGTGCCACGAAAATAGCCTTGTGTTTGCTGGCTATCTAGACAGACACTATTTCTTGATAGCTGTGGTAGTGTCCAATAAACTTATGAGGAATTACGGTATGTATTATGATCATATAGGGTGTGGTTGCCTCAGAAGAACTTTCTGCATAATGGAGAGATACCCTGGGCTGACGGATTCATTCAGTAACTGCTCCTTTGTCCATTTCCAGCATATCTCTGAACGAGACATAGGGGACTGTCTCTTCCACCCATATGTACAGACTCTTAATAGAAGCGTGACAGACGTTCGTTGTGGCAACTCCAtagtggaggagacagaggagTGTGACTGTGGCTCTCTGAAGCAGTGCTACACCACCCAGTGCTGTCAAATGAACTGCAGGCTCACGTCCAGAAGCACTTGCCATGTAGGAGAATGCTGCACGAACTGCAGCTACTCTGCTCCTGGAACTCTCTGCAGACCTATCCTGAATATATGCGATCTTCCAGAGTACTGTACCGGGGGAGCCGCATCCTGCCCCACAAACACTTATATGCAAGACGGAACCCCATGCACCGAAGAGGGCTACTGCTACCAAGGGAATTGCACTGACCGCAGTGTGCACTGCAAGGAAATTTTTGGTGTCAGTGCAGTGAACGCTCCGGAGGCCTGCTACGACATAAACACAGGAAGAAACCGATTCGGACATTGTTCCAGAATCTACCATCAGGTGGATTTCAGACCTTGTGCTGCAAAGGACAAGATGTgtgggaggctgcagtgcacCAATGTCACCCATCTTCCCCGACTTCAGGAACACGTTTCCTTCCATCAATCCGTCATATCAGGCTTCCAGTGCTTTGGGCTGGACAAGCACCGTGGGACGAGAACAACGGATGCTGGGCATGTGAAGACCGGCTCTATCTGTAGCCCTGGAAAGTTCTGTAATAACAGTGTGTGCGACGGGACTGTGGCTGACCTGCAATACGACTGTGCCCCTCAGAAGTGCAATCGCCGAGGTGTTTGCAACAACAGAAGGAACTGCCACTGCCACGTGGGCTGGGAGCCACCACAGTGCGAGAAACGAGGTTTTGGTGGGAGTGTAGACAGCGGACGCCCTCCAAGAAAAATACGAGCAATTCGACAAAGTAAGGCGTCATTAGTCTATTTGAGACTGGCCTTTGGTCGTCTTTTTATCTTGATAGCTGCATTGCTCTTTGGGGTGGCCACAAGTGCACGAACGGTTACGACTACCAAAGTTGAAAAAAAGACGATTACATCCTGA